A window of the Deltaproteobacteria bacterium genome harbors these coding sequences:
- a CDS encoding ABC transporter permease — protein MNDLLSVSFLSALVSGGILAGMPVLFASLGETISERAGVLNIGLEGMMLAGGYAGFVAALYSEQHWLGLAASVGAGALIGVIVAWCCVGLRMDQIVVGIAVLILAEGVTSVLQRAQFGTTYPRLEQVAIVKIPLLSSIPVLGSSLFTQPLVVYIGFAMIGVLHWLLKSTYIGLNLRAAGEKPEAVDAAGISVVAIRAVAVLVTGGLAGLGGGYMAIVGAGIFVPFMTKGAGFIAIVVAMLARGRAVWVLIGSLLFGMSVSLTTSLQLIGVEVAQDVVNMIPFVAVMIALVAFARGAYLPAALAIPYHREAR, from the coding sequence ATGAATGATCTCTTGAGTGTCTCCTTTCTGTCCGCACTGGTTTCGGGCGGCATTCTCGCGGGAATGCCCGTGCTGTTCGCAAGCCTTGGAGAGACGATCTCCGAACGAGCCGGCGTGCTGAACATAGGGCTCGAAGGGATGATGCTGGCCGGTGGTTACGCAGGATTCGTGGCGGCGCTGTACTCCGAACAGCACTGGCTGGGCTTGGCTGCAAGTGTGGGCGCAGGTGCCCTCATTGGGGTGATTGTGGCCTGGTGCTGTGTCGGCCTCAGGATGGATCAGATCGTGGTGGGGATCGCTGTCCTTATTCTTGCAGAAGGGGTTACCAGCGTTCTGCAGCGAGCCCAGTTCGGAACCACCTATCCGCGGCTGGAACAGGTGGCGATTGTCAAGATACCTCTGCTCTCATCCATCCCGGTACTGGGATCCAGCCTCTTCACCCAGCCTCTGGTCGTGTACATCGGGTTTGCCATGATCGGGGTGCTGCACTGGCTTCTGAAATCGACCTACATAGGTCTCAATCTGCGAGCCGCCGGAGAGAAGCCTGAGGCGGTGGATGCAGCCGGTATCAGCGTGGTGGCCATACGCGCCGTAGCCGTTCTGGTTACCGGTGGACTGGCCGGCCTTGGTGGCGGGTACATGGCTATCGTGGGTGCGGGTATCTTTGTGCCCTTCATGACGAAAGGCGCCGGCTTCATCGCGATCGTGGTGGCGATGTTGGCCAGAGGAAGGGCCGTATGGGTGCTCATAGGCTCGCTCCTGTTCGGGATGTCGGTCTCACTCACTACATCGTTGCAACTGATAGGAGTCGAAGTGGCCCAGGACGTTGTCAACATGATCCCCTTCGTAGCGGTGATGATAGCACTCGTTGCCTTTGCCAGGGGAGCCTATCTGCCGGCTGCCCTGGCCATACCGTATCACCGTGAAGC